Within the Oreochromis niloticus isolate F11D_XX linkage group LG14, O_niloticus_UMD_NMBU, whole genome shotgun sequence genome, the region TCAGGGGCGATGAATTTATTAAATTGATAAAATTTCTTaagtttttgtgtttcattatttttgtaACTAATGATTTGACTGGTGTAATAGTTCATACTTAATTTAGCCTAGTACACGAGACACGTATTGTGGAATTTAAGCTCTGtatcacaaaaagaaaagaatataaaCTCAATGTGGCCGTGGATGGTGCCTGTAAACACAAATATGAATTTTTCCAAACTTCATTTTGGGAAAGTAAGCCCAAACACCATCACAACCACAAACTTTGGATATCTTACTACCAGACACCACATCTTTCCATcgattttcttccgcttatcctgaTCTTTTCGTTTTTGCTCAGGCTGGAAGCATTTGGTCAGCTGACATGGAATAGACCCAGACAATCAGATTTTTGAGATTCCCACTTATGGGATCATTCTGTACAGCCTGATTAGAGTCAACAGGCTTTCCTGTAATGACTGGTGTTATTGGCTCTCTTCAGGTTCTTCGGCTGTGGTCTTCCATTTCCAGCAAAGCTCGAGGGCTGCAGAGTCCTGGACCTCGGCAGTGGCTCCGGCAGAGACTGCTATGCTTTTAGTAAACTGGTTGGGCCGAATGGACACGTGACTGGGATCGACATGACACAGGAGCTGGTAATTACAGGTTTCTGCACAGATGGCACTTTCATGTCTGCCCCTTCCTGATGTAGTTAATTCATGTTCTTTTAGATCACCGCAGCTCGTCAGTATGTTCAGTATCATCAAGAAAAGTTTGGCTATAAGGAGCCCAACGTCACATTTGTCCAGGGCTACATGGAGAACCTCAACGAAGCTGGCATTCAGAGTGACTCCATGGATGTTGTGATGTAGGTTTAAATGATGTAGTTGTGTTGGCTGTCAgccgaaaaaaagaagctttaatTTGGTTgataaaaggttttttttaccCTTCTTTGTAATCTCTTCAGATCCAACTGTGTGATCTGTCTGTGTGCTGATAAAAGAGCAGTGCTGCAGCAAGCCTACAACGTCTTAAAGGTTAGCCTGACGATTAATTGCAAATTAACACAAAGAAGTGTTAACatgctgtcacacacacacacaaagaaatatAGGAATATAAGGTGCACCCACTTATTTCATACAGGAGGGAGGTGAGCTTTACTTCAGTGACATGTTTGCCAGTAAGATCATCCCTGATCACATGAAGCAAGATGCAGTCCTGTGGggtaaaacaaacactgctTCTAAATCCAGTTAATTCAAAGCCAACCATCTCTGCCGTCACTTCACTCTTCAATCCCCGTCTCCTCTGACTTAGGTGAGGGGATGGGCGGCTCTCTGTTTTGGCCCGATCTAATCTCATTGGCCCACAGTGTGGGTTTCAGCTCTCCACACCTTGTTTCAGCGAGCCACATTGTGGTCTACAACAGTGAGCTCAAAGCAAAAGCAGGTAAAAAGAGGCACGTTTTCAGACAGCATTCACTCTGATTTCACAACTGAGCGAGCTCTTCATTTTGTAGGCGACATCAGTTATGCTTCAGGCACTTACAGGCTCTTCAAGCTGCCCAAAAGTCCAGCAATGTCAAACGCTACTGTGACCTATAAAGGGACGTTGGCAGAATTCCCAGATCAGCTGGACTTTGATTCCTCCCACTGCTTCAAGGTATAAAAGGCACCCTTTTTCTTATCAGCATGTATGCAGAGACATTTATTAACCTGCTTTTATTCTAAAAACACAGGTGATAATAAGTCTGGAAGTGTTGTAGCTTTTAGTTTCAGAGAAAAAACATGGATATCCAATGAAACTCTTTTCCTCTTACACAGAAAGACGTAGCAGTGCAGGTAAATGGAGAGATGGCAGCAATCCTCCAGAGTTCCCGTTTCTCCTCAGACTTTAAAATCCAGATGTTGGATAAACAGGAATCCAAGTCGGAGACAACGCCAGAGGTATCCAACACCCCAAGTTCACTGTGGCTaaaatgcttttaaatgttAACTTTTTACCCCTTTAGAGCGAA harbors:
- the zgc:153372 gene encoding arsenite methyltransferase isoform X1, with translation MATSEDVRENVKKYYGKRLESSGDLQTGAASCGSSCRPAPRSVTEALSEVHPEVTKRFFGCGLPFPAKLEGCRVLDLGSGSGRDCYAFSKLVGPNGHVTGIDMTQELITAARQYVQYHQEKFGYKEPNVTFVQGYMENLNEAGIQSDSMDVVISNCVICLCADKRAVLQQAYNVLKEGGELYFSDMFASKIIPDHMKQDAVLWGEGMGGSLFWPDLISLAHSVGFSSPHLVSASHIVVYNSELKAKAGDISYASGTYRLFKLPKSPAMSNATVTYKGTLAEFPDQLDFDSSHCFKKDVAVQVNGEMAAILQSSRFSSDFKIQMLDKQESKSETTPEYCHLNPFLLADKLGSSVKQCSKTSK
- the zgc:153372 gene encoding arsenite methyltransferase isoform X2, which codes for MRTAVNVAVQKYYGKRLESSGDLQTGAASCGSSCRPAPRSVTEALSEVHPEVTKRFFGCGLPFPAKLEGCRVLDLGSGSGRDCYAFSKLVGPNGHVTGIDMTQELITAARQYVQYHQEKFGYKEPNVTFVQGYMENLNEAGIQSDSMDVVISNCVICLCADKRAVLQQAYNVLKEGGELYFSDMFASKIIPDHMKQDAVLWGEGMGGSLFWPDLISLAHSVGFSSPHLVSASHIVVYNSELKAKAGDISYASGTYRLFKLPKSPAMSNATVTYKGTLAEFPDQLDFDSSHCFKKDVAVQVNGEMAAILQSSRFSSDFKIQMLDKQESKSETTPEYCHLNPFLLADKLGSSVKQCSKTSK